The nucleotide sequence AGCGAGGCCGGGTTCACGCCGAGCGTGATGCCGCCCGTGACCTCGATCATCGCGTACGCCGTGTCCGGGATCGTGATTCCCGTGCTGCGCTTCGAGAGGCCGCCACCGGCCGTGTTCGTCGGGGGCACGTACAGGTCGAATGCCTGCGACGGGGCGGGGTCGAGGGCGAGGGCGGGGCGCGGAGCGAGGTCCCGATGCGCTGGGGCGGTCGGATGCCGGTCGGGGAAGCACGCCCCAACGAGCGCCGTGGCCACGAGGAGCGGCGAGAGGCCCGCCCGGCGGCGCGGCGGGGGTGTGGCGGGGCCGCGCTCAACGCCGGGCGAGCGAGACGCGCGCGCCGCTTGAGGGGGCGCGGGGGGGAAACGCATGCGGGGTGTCTCCGAGGAGCGGGGGCTGTGCGCAGGCGCGGCGGTCGCCCGGGACCGGGTCGGCCACAGGCGGACGGCAGCACGCGCGCGACCGGCGCTCGGCGGGCGGGGTGCGCGGCGGCGTCGGTCGTCGGCAGGGTCCCGGGCGCGCCCGCGGGCGCCACGGCGGCCCCCGGCCGGCGGGCCGGGCCCGCGTGGACGGTCAGACTGCGGCGTCCGCGCTTCGCGGGATCCTCCTCGCCGCCCGTCTCAATGCCCCCCGACGCCCCCGCCCCCGCGCCGCCAGGCGCGCCCACCCCCGCTCGCCCCGCCCGACCGAGCGACGCCGGCTACTTCCTCACGCTCGACGGCTGGCGCGCCGTCGCCATCGGCCTTGTGGTGGCCGACCACGTCTGCAAAGGCCTGATCCGCGACATGGATCTCAACCGGGCGGTCGCCCGGCTCGCGCTCGGCGCCCACGGCGTGAACCTCTTCTTCGCGATCAGCGGCTTCCTCATCACCGCGCGCCTCCTCCAGGAGCGTGAGGCAACGGGCGGGGTGTCCCTCGGCGCGTTCTACGTGCGCCGGGCCTGGCGCATCCTCCCGCCGGCGTTCGCGTTCCTCGCCGTCGTCGGGTGCCTCGGCCTCGCCGGCGCCCTCCCGGTGGCGGGCTGGGACTGGCTGGCGGCGCTCGGGTTCTGGCGGAACTACGCCGAGCCCGTCCTGAACGACACGGGCTACTACACGGCGCACTTCTGGTCCCTCGCCGTGGAGGAGCACTTCTACCTGCTCTGGCCCGGGGCGCTCGTGGCGTTGCTGCTGGCCGCCGCGCGGCGCCGCAGGGACGACGACGTCGCGTATGGCGCGGGAGGCGGCGCGGGCCCGGTCGCCGGCGTCACGCTCGTCGCGGCCATGGCCCTCCTCGGCGCGCTGCTCGTTGCGGCCTGGCGCCCGGTCGTGCTCGGCCAGCAGATCGCGGCGGTCGGCCATCCGACGTGGCACTACTTCGTGCGGACCGACACGCGGCTCGACGCCCTCCTCTGGGGCGCGGCCCTGGCGGCGGCGGCGCGGACGGGGTGGGGGGCGCGGGTCGCGGCGCTCGTCGCCCGGCCAGCCGTACGGCTGGCGGTCGTCGCCGCCGTGGGCATGATCTGGACCGTCTACCGGCAGCGTCCGACGATCTGGG is from Roseisolibacter agri and encodes:
- a CDS encoding acyltransferase family protein, with the translated sequence MPPDAPAPAPPGAPTPARPARPSDAGYFLTLDGWRAVAIGLVVADHVCKGLIRDMDLNRAVARLALGAHGVNLFFAISGFLITARLLQEREATGGVSLGAFYVRRAWRILPPAFAFLAVVGCLGLAGALPVAGWDWLAALGFWRNYAEPVLNDTGYYTAHFWSLAVEEHFYLLWPGALVALLLAAARRRRDDDVAYGAGGGAGPVAGVTLVAAMALLGALLVAAWRPVVLGQQIAAVGHPTWHYFVRTDTRLDALLWGAALAAAARTGWGARVAALVARPAVRLAVVAAVGMIWTVYRQRPTIWESAFLALLVGGSVFAAGARPDGRPGRFDLLGRALETGPARWLGRRSYGVYLWQQLFLPSFDTPLLAAGVGLPGVLQRWPWNGVALLAVAAASYRWVERPCIARGAALGRRIAAARRHIARI